In Phragmitibacter flavus, the following are encoded in one genomic region:
- a CDS encoding UDP-N-acetylmuramate--L-alanine ligase, with protein sequence MSNNTKQRLHFIGVCGKGMAPIAAALAREGWRVTGSDEGCYAPMSDYLVQAGLVISTPYNEHNIPADTDLVVVGKRVTEDNPELQWVMRNGFDYCSFPQFLNRHFLMNSRNAVVAGALGKTTTTAMLAWILEHAGRSPNYFVGGLADNLKSPARLRSGAAIAVLEGDEYASCFDDRQPKFMHYRPEGVLVTNVLEDHPDLYDGMESLLEVFIDLVKLLPESGCLVLSEDDEATPRLRREAGCRVISVGSDEMADERIEDVKLEKECSRFRFGGVEFKLGLFGRMNVKNAAMAAALADHFGVSYAESALAMAEFKGIANRQEKTLVGSHVLVSDKATHPSALRGFLQSLRQQFPGRRVVLVIQPRATGGQDWVYQKQLPGALAGADEVMLLPSYEHRPGAGRVWKGGNFSLERLHQELVAVGTACVVLMGGAGLSEALMAGLKPGDVVALSLLEQSRHLLGVVEQALGRSPDTRVAVDMTLI encoded by the coding sequence ATGAGCAACAACACCAAACAGCGGCTTCACTTCATTGGTGTTTGTGGCAAGGGAATGGCACCGATTGCGGCCGCGCTGGCTCGGGAGGGATGGCGGGTGACGGGATCTGATGAGGGTTGTTATGCTCCGATGAGTGATTATTTGGTGCAGGCCGGACTGGTGATTTCAACGCCTTACAATGAACACAACATCCCGGCGGATACGGATCTGGTGGTGGTGGGCAAGAGAGTGACTGAAGACAATCCTGAGTTGCAGTGGGTGATGAGAAATGGATTCGACTACTGCTCGTTTCCGCAATTTTTGAACCGCCATTTCTTAATGAATTCGCGCAATGCGGTGGTGGCGGGGGCGCTTGGCAAAACAACGACGACGGCGATGCTGGCGTGGATTTTGGAACATGCGGGCCGGTCACCGAACTACTTTGTGGGGGGGCTGGCTGACAACCTGAAGTCGCCCGCGAGGTTGCGGAGCGGGGCGGCGATTGCGGTGCTGGAGGGGGACGAATATGCATCGTGTTTTGATGATCGGCAGCCAAAGTTCATGCACTATCGTCCGGAAGGAGTTTTGGTGACGAATGTGTTGGAGGATCACCCGGACTTGTATGATGGGATGGAGTCGTTGCTGGAGGTATTCATCGATTTGGTGAAGTTGCTTCCGGAGTCGGGGTGTTTGGTGTTGTCGGAGGATGACGAGGCGACGCCGCGTTTGCGAAGGGAGGCGGGTTGCAGGGTGATCTCGGTGGGATCTGATGAGATGGCAGATGAGCGAATCGAGGATGTAAAATTGGAGAAGGAGTGCTCGCGGTTTCGGTTCGGCGGGGTGGAATTCAAGCTGGGCCTTTTTGGGCGCATGAACGTGAAAAATGCGGCCATGGCGGCGGCACTGGCGGACCATTTTGGGGTTTCGTATGCGGAATCGGCACTGGCGATGGCGGAGTTCAAGGGCATTGCGAACCGGCAGGAAAAGACGTTGGTGGGGAGCCACGTGCTGGTCTCGGACAAGGCGACGCATCCTTCGGCGTTGCGGGGATTTTTGCAGAGTTTGAGGCAGCAGTTTCCGGGGCGGCGGGTGGTGCTGGTGATTCAACCAAGGGCGACGGGCGGTCAGGACTGGGTCTACCAAAAGCAGTTACCAGGGGCTTTGGCCGGGGCGGATGAGGTGATGTTATTGCCGTCGTATGAGCATCGGCCAGGCGCGGGAAGAGTCTGGAAGGGCGGCAACTTTAGTCTTGAGCGTTTGCACCAAGAGCTGGTGGCGGTAGGCACGGCTTGTGTGGTGTTGATGGGAGGGGCAGGTTTGTCTGAAGCGCTGATGGCGGGGTTGAAGCCGGGCGATGTGGTGGCGCTTTCGTTGTTGGAACAGTCACGTCATCTGCTCGGTGTCGTCGAACAGGCCCTTGGCCGCAGTCCAGATACGAGGGTGGCGGTAGACATGACTTTAATCTGA
- a CDS encoding FG-GAP repeat domain-containing protein: MRFHLCLIALLTTSVNAQTPQFRPQTIDSAIQIGYGLAIADVQGDGKPDILLADKTQIVWYENPTWQKHVIAENLTEKDNVCIAARDIDGDGKCEIAVGAGWNPSDTETSGAVFYLIPPADRTQKWEPVALPHEPTTHRMKWVKRGKDRFDLVVVPLHGRGNKNGEGAGVKILAYQKPANPRHPWPTEVISDDMHLTHNFDVTWGDEHQEKILLSGKEGWESRFLLSPVSPVRIISQFTHQNQPELKGIGEIRQFRRQLLVATIEPMHGNQLVLYSVSGITRGGPYGATRSVLDDTLADGHALATADLLNLGHDQIIVGWRAMSNRLAKVGIKMFIAKDTDGREWETHLIDDNTMACEDLIIADLNGDNKPDIIASGRRTQNVIIYWNESVTSASATKN; this comes from the coding sequence ATGCGTTTTCACCTTTGCCTCATCGCCCTGCTAACCACGAGCGTCAACGCCCAAACCCCCCAATTCCGCCCCCAAACGATCGACTCCGCCATCCAAATCGGCTACGGACTCGCCATTGCCGACGTCCAGGGCGACGGCAAACCTGACATCCTCCTCGCCGACAAAACCCAAATCGTTTGGTATGAAAACCCCACCTGGCAAAAACACGTCATCGCGGAGAACCTCACCGAAAAAGACAACGTCTGCATCGCCGCCCGCGATATCGATGGCGACGGAAAATGCGAAATCGCCGTCGGCGCCGGCTGGAATCCCTCCGACACCGAAACCAGCGGCGCCGTCTTCTATCTGATTCCTCCAGCTGACCGCACCCAGAAATGGGAACCTGTCGCCCTTCCCCACGAACCCACCACCCACCGCATGAAATGGGTCAAACGCGGCAAAGACCGTTTTGATCTCGTCGTGGTCCCCCTCCACGGACGCGGCAACAAAAACGGCGAAGGTGCCGGAGTGAAAATCCTCGCCTATCAAAAACCCGCCAACCCCCGCCACCCCTGGCCCACCGAAGTCATCAGCGACGACATGCACCTTACCCACAATTTTGATGTCACCTGGGGAGATGAACACCAGGAGAAGATCCTCCTCAGCGGAAAAGAAGGCTGGGAAAGTCGCTTCCTGTTAAGTCCGGTTAGTCCAGTCCGAATTATCTCCCAATTCACCCACCAAAACCAACCAGAGCTCAAAGGCATCGGAGAAATTCGGCAATTTCGCCGCCAACTGCTAGTTGCCACCATCGAACCCATGCATGGCAACCAACTAGTCCTGTATTCAGTCTCCGGGATTACTCGTGGTGGTCCCTACGGCGCAACCCGCTCCGTCCTCGACGACACCCTAGCCGATGGACACGCCCTCGCCACCGCCGACCTCCTCAACCTTGGCCACGATCAAATCATCGTCGGCTGGCGCGCCATGTCCAACCGCCTCGCCAAAGTCGGCATCAAGATGTTCATCGCCAAAGACACCGACGGCCGCGAATGGGAAACCCATCTCATCGATGATAACACCATGGCCTGCGAAGACCTCATCATCGCCGACCTCAATGGCGACAACAAACCCGACATCATCGCTTCCGGCCGCCGCACCCAGAACGTCATCATTTACTGGAACGAGTCAGTGACCTCCGCCTCCGCCACAAAAAATTAG
- a CDS encoding carboxypeptidase-like regulatory domain-containing protein, which produces MDPTPTNEPTNTGCLKWFFSVSALVILCLMLVPNFSWTGAYPLAIHIRVIDATTNRPISGALVTLHPHPPGSLDEMVASSFVRTAKTDGRGRARLKHMFGAGGSTYEISIGVRQSVVSGEATGYLPAKVRISENEQLRFFDTPWIKRQHRTSLVIKLNPE; this is translated from the coding sequence ATGGATCCAACGCCGACCAACGAACCTACTAACACAGGATGTTTAAAGTGGTTCTTTTCGGTTTCTGCCCTGGTGATTTTATGCTTGATGCTGGTTCCAAATTTTTCGTGGACCGGGGCTTATCCACTGGCGATCCATATTCGTGTGATTGATGCCACCACCAATCGACCCATTAGCGGCGCGTTAGTGACTTTGCATCCCCATCCTCCAGGTTCATTGGATGAAATGGTGGCATCTTCTTTCGTCCGGACCGCCAAAACCGATGGGCGGGGTCGCGCAAGATTGAAGCACATGTTCGGGGCTGGCGGCAGCACTTACGAAATTTCGATTGGGGTAAGGCAGTCGGTCGTTTCTGGTGAGGCGACCGGTTATCTACCTGCCAAGGTTCGAATCTCGGAGAATGAGCAATTGCGTTTCTTTGATACTCCTTGGATTAAACGCCAACACCGCACAAGTTTGGTGATCAAGCTAAATCCAGAATAG
- a CDS encoding Gfo/Idh/MocA family protein: MSTEFSTFSGSHAGVSRRRFIQQGFAGLMAAPFVTSGARAASPNGKLRHASFGASGMAWSDMTQLARHESWELVAVADVDSRNFARVKKQWPNVKVYADWRELLAKEELDSVNISTPDHMHGPIGMTALQKGLHVYGQKPLTQTLHECRVVTKLARDKGVMTQMGIQVSSSFTERLVVEMIQNGAIGKVKEVHSFSHKFWGEMNPLPVREDAVPEGLNWDQWLAVAAERPYLSGVYHPSNWRKRRDFGTGTLGDMGCHMFSGWYRALGLGSPVSVKSTGPAPVDKDSWAINAKVEYVFPGTQFTESDKVKVTWYDGASLPPQEVMAMISGKFPDQGSVYIGTEGVLLSPHGSTPTLHPKEKFADFRYPKLEPRDHYLEYVDACLKGGEKPSANFDYSGPLTEAVLLGCLASVFPNETLEWDAAKLSFANSEAATKLVTRDYRKGWEVAGL; this comes from the coding sequence ATGAGCACTGAATTTTCTACTTTCTCCGGTTCGCATGCCGGCGTTTCCCGTCGTCGGTTCATTCAGCAAGGGTTTGCTGGTTTGATGGCGGCTCCGTTTGTAACTTCAGGGGCTCGTGCGGCGTCGCCAAATGGCAAGCTGCGGCATGCGAGTTTTGGGGCGAGCGGGATGGCGTGGAGCGATATGACGCAACTCGCCAGGCATGAGTCGTGGGAGCTGGTGGCAGTGGCGGATGTGGATTCGCGAAATTTCGCGAGGGTGAAAAAGCAGTGGCCCAATGTGAAGGTGTATGCGGACTGGCGGGAGCTTCTGGCGAAAGAGGAACTGGACAGTGTCAACATCTCGACGCCGGATCACATGCATGGTCCGATTGGGATGACGGCTCTGCAGAAGGGTTTGCATGTCTACGGCCAGAAGCCGCTGACACAGACGCTGCATGAGTGTCGTGTGGTGACCAAACTGGCGCGGGACAAGGGGGTGATGACGCAGATGGGGATTCAGGTTTCGTCGTCGTTCACGGAGCGGCTGGTGGTGGAGATGATCCAAAACGGCGCGATTGGAAAGGTGAAGGAGGTGCATAGTTTTTCGCACAAGTTCTGGGGGGAGATGAATCCGTTGCCGGTGCGCGAGGATGCGGTGCCGGAGGGGTTGAACTGGGACCAGTGGCTGGCGGTGGCGGCGGAGCGTCCGTATCTGAGCGGGGTGTATCATCCGTCGAACTGGCGCAAGCGGAGAGATTTCGGCACGGGGACGCTGGGTGACATGGGCTGCCACATGTTCAGTGGCTGGTATCGGGCTTTGGGCTTGGGGAGTCCGGTTTCGGTGAAGTCGACGGGACCGGCACCGGTGGACAAGGACAGTTGGGCGATCAATGCCAAGGTGGAATATGTGTTCCCCGGGACGCAGTTCACCGAATCGGACAAGGTGAAGGTGACCTGGTATGATGGCGCGTCGTTGCCGCCGCAGGAGGTGATGGCGATGATTTCAGGGAAATTCCCGGACCAGGGCAGTGTATATATTGGGACGGAAGGGGTGTTGCTGTCCCCGCATGGCAGCACGCCGACCTTGCATCCGAAGGAGAAATTTGCAGACTTCAGGTATCCGAAGCTGGAGCCGCGCGATCACTATCTTGAGTATGTTGACGCATGTTTGAAGGGCGGTGAGAAGCCGAGCGCGAATTTTGATTACAGCGGACCGCTGACGGAGGCGGTGTTGCTGGGATGTCTGGCTTCGGTGTTTCCGAACGAGACATTGGAGTGGGACGCGGCGAAGCTGTCGTTCGCAAATTCAGAGGCGGCGACCAAGTTGGTGACGCGGGACTATCGCAAAGGCTGGGAGGTGGCGGGGTTGTAG
- a CDS encoding PEP-CTERM sorting domain-containing protein (PEP-CTERM proteins occur, often in large numbers, in the proteomes of bacteria that also encode an exosortase, a predicted intramembrane cysteine proteinase. The presence of a PEP-CTERM domain at a protein's C-terminus predicts cleavage within the sorting domain, followed by covalent anchoring to some some component of the (usually Gram-negative) cell surface. Many PEP-CTERM proteins exhibit an unusual sequence composition that includes large numbers of potential glycosylation sites. Expression of one such protein has been shown restore the ability of a bacterium to form floc, a type of biofilm.), whose translation MGPYFDGTTLNFTDIAPASGQNIDLRLTVTDVIGNYQFIGSFPNYKQGSSNEPNGDLGYFYEHLGGAPFGAGGLTYNLDFFEGGTNFTTPFTIPLFRLMIYDVDGEAVQSEGVRVFEEDGFVAYQLPTIGGISVTENAGDFLFTGPGTNRAEDDPSGAFILIFADTSSIRLQMEANTTSGNSANGIFSAIDGDLSLFNGNTDDFDDPVPTPEPSSALLLAVVGVLGIMHRKRPAC comes from the coding sequence TTGGGTCCATATTTCGATGGAACCACCCTTAATTTCACCGACATTGCCCCGGCCTCTGGACAAAACATCGACCTCCGACTCACCGTCACCGATGTCATTGGGAACTATCAATTCATCGGTTCTTTTCCCAATTACAAGCAGGGGAGCTCCAACGAACCAAACGGTGACCTCGGTTACTTTTATGAACACCTTGGCGGCGCGCCCTTCGGAGCAGGCGGTCTGACTTACAACCTGGATTTTTTTGAAGGTGGCACCAATTTCACCACCCCTTTTACGATTCCACTGTTCCGCCTGATGATCTATGATGTGGATGGAGAAGCCGTCCAAAGCGAAGGCGTCCGTGTCTTCGAAGAAGATGGATTTGTCGCCTATCAGTTGCCCACCATTGGCGGCATATCTGTCACTGAGAACGCTGGCGACTTTTTATTCACCGGTCCGGGGACCAATCGCGCGGAAGACGATCCCAGCGGAGCGTTTATCCTGATCTTCGCAGATACCTCGTCGATCCGGTTGCAGATGGAAGCCAACACCACCAGTGGAAACTCGGCCAACGGGATCTTCTCCGCCATCGACGGCGATCTGAGCCTGTTCAATGGAAACACCGACGATTTCGACGACCCCGTTCCCACCCCCGAGCCCTCCTCTGCTCTGCTCCTGGCCGTCGTGGGAGTTCTGGGCATCATGCACCGCAAAAGGCCTGCCTGCTGA
- a CDS encoding PEP-CTERM sorting domain-containing protein, whose product MKNPALSHLLPVLGLVISLICVLPIPGHAALTYSGTPYSEGFNGLASTGPTTWINDVTVPGWHWAISNTPPTGYSTPATYTAANGSGPAQSAILSIGNNADRALGSQNGNVAGQSITFGLSFTNATGNTLNNFTLGYTGEHWRAITGDTFGPNTLQLQYQVFTTGPGSLTEASGWLDADHLDYTSTTIPAGNTGQNGNLPENRSVISGIVFDINWQVGQTLWIRWVDTNAATDAGNNATLSMVGIDDVTFTAAVPEPARGLLFLAAIGAFTLRRRRFLSYNPATSQPLR is encoded by the coding sequence ATGAAGAATCCCGCCCTCTCTCATCTCCTGCCAGTTCTCGGCCTGGTCATCAGCCTCATTTGCGTTCTGCCAATACCAGGCCACGCCGCCTTGACCTACTCCGGCACGCCTTACAGCGAAGGATTCAACGGACTCGCTTCCACCGGTCCGACCACCTGGATCAACGATGTCACCGTCCCCGGCTGGCATTGGGCCATCAGCAACACCCCGCCCACCGGATACAGCACCCCTGCCACCTATACCGCTGCCAATGGCTCAGGCCCGGCACAGAGCGCCATCCTTAGCATCGGCAACAATGCCGACCGTGCCCTTGGCAGCCAGAATGGCAATGTCGCCGGCCAATCCATCACCTTCGGCCTCTCCTTCACCAACGCCACCGGCAACACCCTCAACAATTTCACTCTTGGCTACACCGGCGAGCACTGGCGTGCCATCACTGGCGACACTTTCGGCCCCAACACCCTGCAGCTGCAATACCAGGTCTTCACTACAGGACCCGGCAGCCTCACCGAAGCCTCCGGCTGGCTCGATGCCGACCATCTCGACTACACCTCCACCACCATTCCCGCCGGAAACACCGGGCAGAATGGCAACCTTCCCGAGAACCGTTCAGTCATCTCCGGCATCGTCTTCGACATCAACTGGCAGGTCGGCCAGACCCTGTGGATTCGATGGGTCGATACCAACGCCGCTACGGACGCAGGCAACAACGCCACCCTCTCCATGGTTGGCATCGACGACGTCACCTTCACCGCCGCAGTCCCCGAACCCGCGCGCGGTCTGCTTTTCCTTGCTGCCATCGGCGCCTTCACCCTCCGACGCCGCCGGTTTCTCTCCTACAACCCCGCCACCTCCCAGCCTTTGCGATAG
- a CDS encoding DUF4332 domain-containing protein, producing the protein MQTESLHHIPGITRSQAGLLEASGVKSTEDLAKNHPEKLLRWMTEVNADQRIVRRLPDLNQVAQWINEARSLQPA; encoded by the coding sequence ATGCAAACCGAATCATTGCACCACATCCCGGGCATAACCCGCTCGCAAGCTGGCTTGCTGGAAGCCTCCGGCGTCAAATCGACCGAAGATTTGGCCAAAAACCACCCCGAAAAACTGCTGCGCTGGATGACCGAGGTCAACGCAGATCAACGCATCGTGCGCCGACTTCCTGATCTCAATCAAGTGGCCCAGTGGATTAACGAAGCGCGCTCCCTGCAACCCGCTTAA
- a CDS encoding PEP-CTERM sorting domain-containing protein (PEP-CTERM proteins occur, often in large numbers, in the proteomes of bacteria that also encode an exosortase, a predicted intramembrane cysteine proteinase. The presence of a PEP-CTERM domain at a protein's C-terminus predicts cleavage within the sorting domain, followed by covalent anchoring to some some component of the (usually Gram-negative) cell surface. Many PEP-CTERM proteins exhibit an unusual sequence composition that includes large numbers of potential glycosylation sites. Expression of one such protein has been shown restore the ability of a bacterium to form floc, a type of biofilm.) — protein sequence MYKLWLFSILLILFTRPDAKAQQLEVAFSIQDDLLTWFSVDDPSIQNTISVTGLPPWLEGNALAYDTDNERLLFVHGNTLTNRAIYAVDLSGVTLSASGTVSAGAAVNLGTMSFEGPREVYGGSFYNGSYYVLIDGTDSLRKVSFDAAGTITSQININLPGSRDMFLGDIAFAANGDLWIAGFNQYDGSPADDRLWRFSTADGGNTFDYQQTIEPAGDRYNGIFFDVTGTDLYGYRYNTVINGYGGIDTTTGAPTLIYSGYPFIQGGDLSNGFFIGVEVPEPTSALMVMTGLGCLFGRRRRAQA from the coding sequence ATGTATAAGCTCTGGCTTTTTTCGATACTGTTGATATTGTTCACCCGACCAGATGCCAAGGCTCAGCAATTGGAAGTGGCATTCTCCATTCAGGACGACCTGTTGACTTGGTTTTCTGTTGATGACCCAAGCATTCAAAACACCATTTCAGTGACCGGATTGCCCCCCTGGTTGGAGGGCAACGCCCTCGCTTATGATACCGACAACGAACGCCTGCTATTTGTCCACGGCAACACCTTGACCAACCGCGCCATCTACGCGGTGGATCTGTCCGGTGTCACCCTCTCTGCCAGCGGAACCGTAAGCGCCGGCGCAGCCGTCAACCTTGGCACCATGTCATTTGAAGGCCCCCGTGAAGTCTACGGTGGCAGTTTTTACAATGGCTCCTATTACGTTCTCATTGATGGCACGGACAGCTTGCGCAAGGTGAGCTTCGATGCCGCAGGCACGATCACCTCCCAAATAAACATCAACCTCCCTGGAAGCCGGGACATGTTTCTTGGCGACATCGCGTTTGCCGCCAATGGCGACCTCTGGATCGCTGGATTCAACCAGTATGATGGCAGTCCTGCTGACGACCGCTTGTGGCGCTTTTCAACCGCTGATGGAGGCAACACCTTCGATTATCAACAGACCATCGAACCCGCTGGCGACCGTTACAACGGCATCTTCTTCGATGTCACTGGCACCGATCTATATGGATACCGCTACAATACCGTGATCAATGGATATGGCGGCATCGACACCACCACCGGCGCTCCAACTTTGATCTACAGCGGATATCCCTTCATCCAGGGAGGCGATCTTTCCAACGGCTTCTTCATCGGCGTCGAAGTCCCGGAACCCACCAGCGCCCTCATGGTAATGACCGGTCTAGGATGCCTCTTCGGCAGACGCCGCCGTGCACAGGCGTGA
- a CDS encoding pseudouridine synthase: MSKLRRLDQLLGSLGYGTRREAQGMVADGLVTVKGVVAERADVRVASEDVLVKGQPLEAAEGLLAILHKPLDFVCTRSDGEGATIYELLPAQWSDRKPAVTSVGRLDRDTSGLLLVTDRGDLVQRWTSPKSEVEKVYEVTVEKPLDASLVEVFASGTVMLRGEEKPCLPAQLELVDDLHARLTLMEGRYHQVRRMFASQGWKVTALHRSRFGEYSLEDVAVGEWRLLDVGAR; this comes from the coding sequence ATGAGCAAGCTTCGCCGGTTGGATCAATTGTTGGGTTCGTTGGGGTATGGGACCAGGCGTGAGGCGCAGGGGATGGTGGCGGATGGGTTGGTGACGGTGAAGGGCGTGGTGGCGGAACGGGCGGATGTGCGGGTGGCGTCGGAGGATGTGTTGGTGAAGGGGCAGCCGCTGGAGGCAGCAGAGGGCTTGCTGGCGATTTTGCACAAGCCGCTGGATTTCGTGTGCACGAGATCCGACGGGGAGGGGGCGACGATTTATGAATTGCTTCCCGCGCAGTGGTCGGATCGAAAGCCGGCGGTGACCAGCGTGGGACGGCTGGACCGGGACACGAGCGGGTTGTTGCTGGTGACGGATCGGGGCGATCTGGTGCAGCGCTGGACTTCACCGAAGTCGGAGGTGGAGAAGGTGTATGAGGTGACGGTAGAGAAGCCGTTGGACGCGTCTTTGGTGGAGGTGTTTGCGAGTGGCACGGTGATGTTGCGCGGCGAGGAGAAGCCTTGTTTGCCAGCTCAGTTGGAACTGGTGGATGATCTGCATGCACGGTTGACGTTGATGGAGGGGCGCTATCATCAGGTGCGGCGGATGTTTGCGAGTCAGGGCTGGAAGGTGACGGCGTTGCACCGGTCGCGATTTGGGGAGTATTCGCTGGAGGATGTTGCGGTCGGGGAGTGGCGGTTGCTTGACGTGGGGGCGCGATGA
- a CDS encoding class I SAM-dependent rRNA methyltransferase, with amino-acid sequence MPRPPSRQPSRSRPLPAESVDWQAPWVQMKYFSFQPNVYPNMILAASPDARRGDVVTVYDKEGKVFGHGFFNPGGRVPLRIFQHGSEPLAADHFERLLREAVSLRKDLLRLEETTDAFRVVHADADRIPGLMVDKLGDVLAVEVSNGTALRKAKEWVPILQELLGTKQVTIHMDNAAQRAEALSEREIEEALEMVGTGVESGRITENGMRFHVDFQHGHKTGFFCDQRDNRAKWGSWVKGRRVLDVCCYSGGFSVAAKMGGAEEVTGVDLDEKAIELAKKNANLNQQRVNFVHADAFTWMRQMQKNGETWDAVILDPPKLIFSREAFEEGKARYHDLNKLALSLVETGGLFATCSCSGLMPVEVFEEIVTGIAHRAGRKLQILDRTGPGADHPVMSNCPDSRYLKVLWARVW; translated from the coding sequence ATGCCTCGACCTCCTTCACGCCAGCCCTCCCGTTCCCGTCCATTGCCTGCTGAAAGTGTGGACTGGCAGGCGCCGTGGGTGCAGATGAAGTATTTTTCGTTTCAGCCCAACGTGTATCCGAACATGATCCTCGCGGCGTCGCCGGATGCCAGACGCGGGGATGTGGTGACGGTTTATGACAAGGAAGGCAAGGTGTTTGGGCACGGCTTTTTTAATCCGGGTGGACGGGTGCCATTGAGGATTTTTCAGCACGGATCCGAGCCGCTGGCGGCGGATCATTTTGAGCGGTTGCTGCGCGAGGCGGTGTCGCTGCGGAAGGATTTGTTGCGGCTTGAGGAAACGACGGATGCCTTTCGGGTGGTGCATGCGGATGCGGACCGGATTCCGGGCCTGATGGTGGACAAATTGGGGGACGTGCTGGCGGTGGAGGTGAGCAATGGAACGGCGCTGCGGAAGGCGAAAGAATGGGTGCCTATTTTGCAGGAGTTGTTGGGAACCAAGCAGGTCACCATTCACATGGACAACGCAGCGCAGCGGGCGGAGGCGTTGTCGGAGCGGGAGATTGAGGAGGCGCTGGAGATGGTGGGAACCGGGGTGGAGAGCGGTCGGATCACCGAGAACGGCATGCGTTTTCATGTGGATTTTCAGCACGGGCACAAGACGGGATTTTTTTGTGATCAACGGGACAACCGGGCGAAGTGGGGATCGTGGGTGAAAGGTCGTCGGGTGCTGGATGTGTGCTGTTATTCGGGAGGATTCTCTGTGGCGGCAAAGATGGGGGGAGCGGAGGAGGTGACGGGGGTGGACCTGGATGAGAAGGCGATTGAGCTGGCGAAGAAAAACGCGAACTTGAATCAACAGCGCGTCAATTTTGTGCATGCCGATGCGTTCACCTGGATGCGGCAGATGCAGAAAAACGGGGAGACTTGGGATGCGGTGATTCTTGATCCACCGAAACTGATTTTTTCACGCGAGGCGTTTGAAGAAGGCAAGGCGCGCTATCATGACCTCAACAAACTGGCGTTGTCACTGGTGGAGACGGGCGGGTTGTTTGCGACGTGTTCTTGTTCGGGATTGATGCCGGTGGAGGTGTTTGAGGAGATCGTCACAGGGATCGCGCACCGGGCCGGGCGGAAGCTGCAAATTCTGGATCGGACAGGACCCGGGGCGGACCATCCGGTGATGTCGAATTGTCCGGACAGCCGCTATTTGAAGGTGCTGTGGGCGAGGGTTTGGTGA